The genomic interval TCACCGTACGCAAAACAGCGTATTCAATTCTGTGAAGGGTAGTTGGTCTTCTTTCAGATCCCATTTCAGCTCCTGCCCAGCGGGATGCGAATCTCAATCGCGCGGTGGGGACAAAGCTCGTGGCAGCACAGGCACATAATGCACTTTCTCCGGTTCATCACGGCCTTTCCGTCTCGTATGGTTATGGCGCCAACCGGACATCCTTCTTCACAAATACCGCATCCAACGCACTTATCCGTTGCGACCGGAGGTCTCTTGAAAAAATACCTTGCAATTCCGCCAAGAAATGATGGTAGAAGATTGTAAAAACTCTCCCCCGGTATTCGAAAATTCTCCAGTTTGCAATCCTCAATACCGCTGACTTTTATTTCCTCCGGATCACGCCCCAGCCCTCTTTCAAGGGCGATTCTGCTGGTATGAAGCTTGCGGGGATCCAGTCCCGCCAGCCCGGTCATGACAACATCGAGACAAACACCGTCCCGCGCGACTCCAAGTATACCATCCCATCTTGGTGTACCGTCGGTACTTGGGCCCTTCCCGTCCATGGCCAGTATCGCGTCCATTACATGAAAGTCGAATCCAACGATAGTGTAGATATCAACAAGATTATCAGCAAGATCAGCAGGCCTTATGGCATGGCTGTGGAGTATCGCTTTTCCGAGCCCCGGAATGGCTCCGAAGGCGTTCTTAACCGCATTGGTCAGCCTGCATAAACCGTGGGTCTTGAATTTGCACATATTGA from Candidatus Aegiribacteria sp. carries:
- a CDS encoding DUF362 domain-containing protein, whose product is MITQVMRKGYMPFDVVLRSGFENYDRTVLIENLGEMIEQAGGWPESVVPGARALLKVNMLSAKSPERAITTHPEVVAAMAVLLKREGCVVTIGDSPGGAIKGVERYWNNCGFTAVADELGIELVNFEKAGSVEVTLDDRTYNIAKPIIDADVLINMCKFKTHGLCRLTNAVKNAFGAIPGLGKAILHSHAIRPADLADNLVDIYTIVGFDFHVMDAILAMDGKGPSTDGTPRWDGILGVARDGVCLDVVMTGLAGLDPRKLHTSRIALERGLGRDPEEIKVSGIEDCKLENFRIPGESFYNLLPSFLGGIARYFFKRPPVATDKCVGCGICEEGCPVGAITIRDGKAVMNRRKCIMCLCCHELCPHRAIEIRIPLGRS